One Lysinibacillus fusiformis genomic window carries:
- a CDS encoding AAA family ATPase, translated as MTQEFDFSAHNASEISDKPGKTYLTYCPPGLGKSHTLNFLPGKTLVLDVDRTSHVLKGNPNIDIIYVDNQNTWDFWQALLLHLETIKGQYDNIAIDNVSELERCLLSNLGYIGKNQGVPAQGDYQKMQFRVVNSFRWMKNLANRIVFTAWETTDLYTSSDGQGYNRSYPQINAKIINNVLGLCDVVGRLMIKADGNRGFVLEGTNSIYAKNQLDDRKGCKQEEIFVLPSTIEEEKGEK; from the coding sequence ATGACACAGGAATTCGACTTTAGTGCTCACAATGCAAGTGAGATTTCGGACAAACCCGGCAAGACATATTTAACTTATTGCCCGCCAGGACTAGGGAAATCGCACACGCTAAACTTTTTACCAGGTAAAACATTGGTACTTGATGTAGATCGTACAAGTCATGTACTAAAAGGTAATCCGAATATCGACATTATTTATGTTGATAATCAAAACACTTGGGATTTTTGGCAAGCGCTATTGCTTCATTTAGAAACTATCAAAGGTCAGTATGACAATATCGCCATTGATAACGTATCAGAATTAGAACGCTGCTTGTTATCGAATCTTGGATACATCGGAAAAAATCAAGGTGTGCCAGCTCAAGGTGATTATCAAAAAATGCAATTCCGAGTTGTTAATTCATTCAGATGGATGAAAAACCTAGCAAATCGTATTGTTTTTACAGCTTGGGAAACAACGGATTTATACACTTCATCTGACGGTCAAGGATACAACCGCAGCTATCCTCAAATCAACGCAAAAATCATCAATAATGTTTTAGGGCTATGTGATGTTGTTGGCCGATTAATGATTAAAGCAGATGGTAATCGGGGGTTTGTGTTAGAAGGAACAAACAGTATTTATGCAAAAAACCAATTAGATGATCGCAAGGGATGCAAGCAAGAAGAAATTTTTGTTCTGCCTTCCACAATTGAAGAAGAAAAGGGAGAGAAATAA
- a CDS encoding host-nuclease inhibitor Gam family protein: MVNPLREYELEAPELEIVEGEQKEEIKQRYEITSLESLNWAFRQIANAQAELKKNQALADAEIDRIKRWQEDESKSHLNTVEFFQHLIAEYHAKELAENPKKKTISTSYGKSKSTTSSAQPDKPTKVDEEKLLEFVKANNEELIKITEEVKWGEFKETLQVVEIDGVEKVINENGQDVPGVTIKPKNTTFKVETV; this comes from the coding sequence ATGGTTAATCCATTACGTGAGTACGAACTCGAAGCGCCAGAATTAGAAATTGTGGAAGGTGAACAAAAAGAAGAAATCAAACAACGTTATGAAATTACTAGTCTCGAAAGTTTAAATTGGGCATTCCGTCAAATTGCTAATGCACAAGCTGAGTTAAAGAAAAATCAAGCATTAGCAGATGCTGAAATCGACCGCATCAAACGTTGGCAAGAAGATGAATCGAAGTCTCATCTCAATACAGTGGAATTTTTCCAACATTTAATCGCTGAATATCATGCGAAAGAATTGGCTGAAAATCCGAAGAAGAAAACAATTTCTACGTCATACGGTAAGTCGAAATCAACTACATCTTCAGCACAACCTGATAAGCCGACTAAAGTTGATGAAGAAAAGTTATTAGAATTTGTAAAAGCGAATAACGAAGAGTTGATTAAAATCACCGAGGAAGTGAAGTGGGGCGAATTCAAGGAAACACTTCAAGTTGTTGAAATTGATGGTGTTGAAAAAGTCATTAATGAAAACGGTCAAGATGTTCCAGGTGTAACTATTAAACCTAAAAATACAACGTTTAAAGTTGAAACAGTATAG
- a CDS encoding AbrB/MazE/SpoVT family DNA-binding domain-containing protein — protein MKSTGIVRKVDELGRLVIPKELRRTLNIEEKDPVEIFINDNQIILQKYQPNTEKSEVTIALEKMVSEMKNQNVVDVLQRAIKLIK, from the coding sequence ATGAAATCAACAGGTATCGTTCGTAAAGTCGATGAATTAGGTCGTTTAGTTATTCCAAAGGAGTTACGTCGCACGTTGAATATTGAAGAAAAGGATCCAGTAGAAATATTCATCAATGACAATCAAATCATTCTACAAAAATATCAGCCTAACACAGAAAAATCAGAAGTAACAATAGCGCTTGAGAAAATGGTTTCTGAAATGAAGAATCAGAATGTTGTTGATGTACTGCAACGTGCAATCAAGTTAATTAAGTAG